The stretch of DNA tgggctacagtccaggggtcacaaagagttggatgcaaccgAGCACACACCTATGCAACCTCACTCCCACCACAGAGACACTTGTTTACAGTTTAACACGTGTCCCTGCTACGCATTTCTGTGCAGATACAAGCATTCACACATATGCATAccctcttctgtctcctgaataAGCACTTACTCTACCCACTTTTTGAACCTTGTTTTTCAGTGTGCGTCTTGCAAATCGTTCTGTGTGAATGCACAGAGATACAATCAGCCTTGGTCCTGCCGTCTTTGTGcgcattgtggttttgttttcaatGCTTTCTAAAAGTCGTTCAGAGGGTGGCAGCGTTTTGGAGCTTTTTTTGAGTGTTTTAGtcctctctgtattttttttatctGTATAACTGCGCGGAAGCCTTTTGCCCCAGCTACATTTTGCagcatctcttctttcttcttatgATGGAGTTTTCACTTTTGCAGTGGCTTCATTCTTCTCTTCTGTTGCTTCTGTGAATTTGGCCGGCTTCCTTTTATGCTCTTTTGTTTGCTTATCTCCTTGTTGAGGTCTTTATTTGTTCTTTGAGGTCTGAGTTCAGAGAAGTCTTGTTTTGGTTAACACAGTCATCATGTTCATTTCCTTAGTtgcatcattttgcctttttttcttttttaattgagagctttccagaccagggagcaaacccgtgtctcccgcattggattctttaccactgagccaccagggaagcccagtggcatCATTTTGGGGGCATATATTTTTCACCCACATTTGGTcacatttctttcctcctttcctgagGGATTTTTGCCTCTGGCTCTTCCCAGGAGACCCTCAATTTTGAGAGAGTTCATGTTCCCGGAGCCAGTTGTTTGCTGACCCACGATGCTGGGAGTTGCCAGAGCTGAGTTGGTGGAACCCGTCTGCTGGATCTTGCCTCTCATTTCTGGGCACTTTCTCACTAACACTGTGCACCAGTGTGGAGTGGCGTGTCTGCCATGAAGCCCAAACCACACAGTTCCTCTTCTCAAGATCATGGCTTCCACCTTCTTGCTGATGAATCGGCCCCAGGACTGACTTAGTAGTTGGGAGTGCAGGCTTGGAGGGAGAGGCCCAAGATTCATAATTTGGCAGCTGCCCTACTTTCAACTTGCGTGGCTTGAGGCCATTTACTTAGTCTCTTTGtatctcagtctcctcatctctaGAATGAGCGGAGTAGCTCTTCTCTGAGGGTTGTTGGAGGATGAAGTGAGCCGGCGCTCCTAAGGCACATAAATGTCACCTGGCCGATGTTGACACCTAGGAGGTCCTCCTGCCATCACCAACACCAATCCTTTTGCCTCTTCCCCCGCTGCTGAGAGATTGCTTTGGGCAAAGACGGCAGGCCTGTGCATCTCTCCCCGGACACTTGGTGTCATCAGAGGGGCCCAGACTTGTGCTCCTAGACCCTCCTGGTGCCTCCTGAGGAGCTGTGTTAAGACAGCATCAACGTGACCTAAGTCCTGGCTGCTGCCCCTTTATCCTTCTGCTTCCCTCCTCCCTGCACAGGTCCAGTGTTCACCAGGCTCGGCAGCTCCTCTGCAAACCCAGTGTTTCAGGCCTGGGACGATGTTAAACTTCTTCAAAGAGTATTTTCCTTccactttttttctgtttgcctCCAAAACAAAATGAGGACAACTCCTGAAGATGTTTATAAAAGAGGCTACAGTATGATTTTGAAAAGGATACTGAGCTTGAGTCAGGAAGGTGGTTCTGTGTTCATCAGGCTCCTGCCCTGCCTGCTGCCATCCTTGACTGttcatgttgctgtttagtcccttGGTTGCATCTgacttggttgtgtccgactctttgctaccctatggtctgtagcctgccaggcgcctctgtccatgggattctccaggcaagaattctggagtgggttaccatgccctcctccaggggggtcttcccaactcagggatcaaactcacatctcttaagtctctgcattggcaggcagattctcgaccactagcaccacctgggaagccccgtgacTGTTTATCGTGGaacaaatatgtgttgaatggTTGCTGGGACTTGATAATGCtccagaggagagggaggcacCAGGGAATCACACCTAGTCCAGATCATGGAGTTTCCAGCCTTGTTGTGGAGACAAAAAAGTCACCGTGTAAGACCAGAGATGTAATGAGCCCAGTGACACAGGAATGAGACCGTGATACAGGACTACACCCTGTGGTACAGGGCTGAGTGCTCTTATACAGGACTGAGTGCTGTGATACAGGGTCATGATGCAGGATTAGGGATATGTCGAGATCTCCATCCTCTCCGCCCTGATGAAGCATCTGTGGGCCCACCCACCTCCAGCGGCTCCATGCCCACTTTCCCTGTGTGCAGTACAAACAGTATTATTTTCTCCATGTGACTTGGTGAGAAAAGGGCTCAGAAGCACTGCCACAGGGTGAATGAGTGTCCAAGGGACATGATAGAGGGCACCTTGGTTAATGACCTGAAGAAGGACCTTGAAGTTAGCATTGGGTGATTTCTGGGGTAAGCAGGGAGGTAAGATTATACTCTAGCTTTTTCTTCCCATTCAGGGAAATGCTAGCAAATCATATTAATATCTGATGGTCTGGGAGACTCAGGACAGATATTGGTAAAAGGGAAGCAGTAGCCGCTTATTATTGGGGGTGAGGAGCCTGTCCCCTGACCACCTTCCAGGGCCAGAGTTATTCCTCAGCAGTGACTAGATGCGGTTGGTGCAGGGCAGACTCGACCAGCTGAGCCTGCAGTGAGGTGGCTCGTGGAGGACTGGTGAGTGCTGGGAGGACTGAGATGAGCACAGGAGATGTGTGGGTCTGCCAGACCATCAGAGGAGCCCAGGTAGCaagggttgggaagtttccccaCCTCAATATTATACAGACATGCTCCCCCCCCGCCGAATATTTTCACAGCCTCTAATAAGTGCTTGGCCTGCCGCTTCCCGGTGGTTACTACCCAGTAGTCACACACTCGCAGGCCTGGCTCTCCAGGACTCGGCAGGTACGTGCACACCTTCCTGTCTCTGGGCAAGGACGCAGCGTGTTAGAAATGTGAATATGTGTGACCATGTAGGAGCCTTCCGAGGGGCCTCTACCCAGGGGGAGCCTCAATCATCGGAGGGGGCTGCTTCTACAGGAAATTCGATCTGGGCTGGACCCGACACTTTCGGTGCAGTATCTCATTCACCCTCGCGACTTGTTGAGGGTGGTGCTCCTCTTTTTCAGTTAAGTACGTTGTTCAAAGATACACATCTTAATAAGTGGAAGCCCGAGGAGCCTGGATCCACTGATGTCATGAAGTGTTTCTAGAGCGGTGGCAGCCCCCTCTAGCCCCATCCCTCaccaggtcccacttgttttGTATCTAGACCCCTCCTGCCCACCCACTTACCATGCTCCCTGCCTTTGGCCTGCAATTGCCTCTGAGATGAAGCGGGTTTTGAAAGGCAAAACCAGTCTTTAGACTAAGGCCTGTATGTTCCTGGTTCTTAATCTATATAGTGTGAACAGCATGTTTGAGAAGAAAGAGACTAAGAAGGTATTTGTTGTGGCTTTTTTTGTACTTGGGGAGTTAGGGGCAATGTATATATTTGGGGAGTGTTGCCCACCATGGGTCTAGGGGCTCTGGGAAGTGACTCTTTCCCCATTTCCTCTTAAGAATGTTTCCTGTTTCTCTTGTAGTGAAATGATTAGGACTGATTAGTAAGTGTGATGGAAATTTAGAGGTTGGCACATCCAAATATGGATTTTCTGGATAATAAAGATCAGGGTAAGTGCTATGGCTACCAGACATTCTTTGGCCTCAGAGGAGAACATCAATAAAGCCCACTGATGGAGCTTCTTTGAAATATTACACAATTTCTCAGGGTATTAAATGTGATTTGAAAATGTGTTAAAATTAAAAcagtttaaatgttttaaagtgtGTTAAGGCAGCCCATGTGTCCTCAGTCGCTAaggcatatccaactctttgtgaccccatggactgcagcctgccaggcttctctgtccatgggatttcccaggcaagaatattggagtgggttgccattctcttctccaaaggCAGCCCATGGTAACGGAGGATTTAGAGGTTTCTTAAAGATAAATGCATTTGGTTTACTAGTGTGAATTGCGTGTTTTAATTCCTGGTCCCCCCTAAATCAAGATGGCTTagttaagttttgtttttgtacAGTCTGAACCCACCATGTTGGCTTTTTTCCTCTAATTGTATTATTAtgtcttttacattttataaattttatatatatatatatatatatatatatatatatatacaagtaaaATTCAAATATCACAAACAGAGCCAAATTCCTCCTCAATCACAACTCCCAACACAGAATGTTTCATCTGTTGTGCATTTGCTTTTATCTCATTAAAGTTTTTCAATTCTATCATTTCTCCTCTTCACCATATTGtcctaaaatttttcattttttaaaaccaaacaaaatgtgctgatatttttaaaagtaaaatagtgTTAAAAGTATTATAATATAACCATCTCCTGCTTTCCAGAGGCAATGGCTTTCAAATCTTTTAGctttttcttcagatatttaaATATCTGGAGATTAATCATATTCATCTCTTTCTCCTGTTCTTCAGTTTGCAGATATTATCTATTGACTCCCTGTATGAGGGATgaggagattccctggtggctcagacaataaaggatCTGCCCGCAatgaggcagacctgggttcaatccctgggttaggaagatcccctggagaagggcatgacaacccacaccagtattcttgcctggagaatctcatggacagagaagcctggcaagccacagtccatagggtcgtagagagctggacacgactgagtgacttttactcacttttacacacacacatgcacacacatgaggGGTGTGGATTCAGCTTTCTTGTATCACCTTCTTTCATTCCATTCTTCTCCCCAGTTTTATCTCATCATTAAAAACATTAAGTCCCTAATCAATATTTTGATCTTTATAACAGGTAAATATTTCTTACTACTGAACAAATAATATTTATGACTATGATTACCTTTACTTTCATGAACAACTTTTGTTTCTCTTAGAGTTAAAAATGAcatcatttaaaaggaaaaaaaaaagatgcttacttgtTTTTAAACATATGATTGGAGGGTTGCAACTTTGAGCCCCACCCGCTGGCCTCCGGGTTTGAGAGAGGGGCTGGGGACTGAGTTAATCACTGGTCACGCCTACATGCTGAAACCTCCATAGAAATCCCTGAACTGTGGGGCTCAGAGAGCTTCTGTGTGGGCGAACACGTAGAGGTGCCGCATTCCTTCCGTCTAGCTCTTCCTGAGTTGTATCCTTAGTAATAAATGGGTTATAGTAAGAAAAGAGCTTTCCTGAGTCCTATGAGCTATTCTAGGAAACCATCAAACTCCAGTAAGGGGTCATAGGGATCCCAGATTTATAGCGAGTTGATCAGAAGTATGGGAGGCCTGGACTTGCAGTTGGCCTCTGAAGTGGGGGAGGAGCCGTCCTGTGGGACTGGGTCCTTAATCTGTGTGGTGTGTGCTGACTCCAGGTAATCAGTGTCAGAAGTGTCGATGCGAGTAGAGTGGAGAAAAACAGTGCTTTTCTTTTAGTGTCCCTTGAACAGTGTAAGGGCATTAGAGAGTTTTAAGCTAGAGGAGTACATTTTCAGCTTTGCATGAAAAAAAAGTATTCTCTGGCTACTGTGCGGAGAGTGCCTTGAAAGGGGGGCAAGAACGGAAGCAAGGTAACCAGTGAGGAGGCCATGGCAGAGGTCAAGGAGGGGAGAACGTATCAGGTAGGACTCAAGGGCAGGTGGTGAAGATGAAAAGAAGTAGATGGATTGAAGAGATTGTCTAAGATGTGAATATACAAGATTCGGCACTTGATTGGATGTGAGTGTGGAAAACATCTTCCTGAATCTTTTCTGGACCCCTTTATTTCTTACCTGTTGCCACTAAGTCAAATCAAAGGTATGTAATGACCTCCTCATTCCTGTGCTAACAAGAGTGTTTGCAGGGGGTGCCCTCCCGGAGCTGCCATCCTTACTTTAGAGCTGAAGGGATGCAGAGCACAGAGGGGAGGCGCCTGTCCAGATTTCCACAGGGTCCCGCGCAGTGCGGGCGGAACTAGGCTTGGGACCAGGCAGTCTGCTCCGTGGATCATGCATTTCCTAATCCTACAGTCTAGCCCCGTCCCTTGGTACCTTGTGCATGAGTGACCGCCACCCACttctcaggtctcccacatcctTCAGTCTTCCCTCTAGTTCATTTCCACTTACAGTGCCAGACACATCTTTCCCTAACTCCATTTCCACCCTTCCATGTGCCTGATCCAGAACCACCGTGACCCGCTCTTGCCTTTTTAATAAAACCCTCAAGTGTCTGATTTTAGGGCCATCTATGATCTGACCCACTCTACCAATGCAATATACTTGCTCACTTTTCTTTTGCAGAAGAATTTAATATGGGCATGCATTTGCATCATTTTAACTGTTTATATAATTTAGATATCTCATTGGCCTGCAGCATAGTTTGAGTCAAGAGTTGCACTGAAGTAACAGATTAATGGTAGGCTTTCCCTTAATCATATCAAAAGGCAATGGcatctttccattcattttaaGAGTGTTTTTCCTCTGAGATAAGAGATGTTTGTGAGTCTAGGCCAAATACCTTTAAGAAGCCAAGACCTAAGCAGAGGTGTGTACCTGGAAAGGGACTATTTGCAACAGTTGCTCTGGAGAAGCCCCTGACCCTTGACTACTCAGCTAAATATGGGGTCTCAGGGGCCCTACTGTTATCAGTTATCATAACAGCAGGGGAACTTGAGAAATCAGACAGAATTCCCCTGGGGAGTTAGAAGTGAAGAAAGTGGGTGAGTGAGGCGGAGGCGCTCCTTACCTGCTCCCGGCCAAAGCTGCTGAGGTGCCTCAGTCCACCGATACATGATTTTCTGCCATTTCTTGGCAAAAAATGGCAACTGGTGATGCTGTTCTGAAGAGATTGGAGCAGAAGGGTGCAGAAGCAGATCAAATTATTGAATATCTTAAGCAGCAAGTTGCTCTTCTTAAGGAGAAAGCAATTTTGCAGGCAGCtttgagagaagagaagaaacttCGAGTTGAAAATGCTACattgaagaaagaaattgaaggatTGAAACAAGAGCTAATTAAGGCAGAAATTCAAAATGGAGTAAAACAAATACGATTTCCATCTGGTACTCCACTAAAAACGGATTCTACAGTTTCTGAAAATGAGATACAATCTATACCAATAACAACCATATCTTCTGGTGCTAAAGAGCAAgtaaaaggaggaggagaagaagaaaagaagatgaaagagaaagctgaaaagaaaggagagaaaaaggacgAAAAACAGCAACCAGTAGCAGGAAGTGCTGACTCTAAGCCTGTTGATGTTTCCCATCTGGATCTTCGAATTGGTTGTATCATCACTGccagaaaacaccctgatgcagATTCTTTGTATGTAGAAGAAGTAGATGTTGGAGAAACAGCCCCAAGAATGGTGGTCAGTGGCCTGGTGAATCATGTTCCTCTTGAACAGATGCAAAATCGGATGGTGGTTTTACTTTGTAACCTGAAACCTGCAAAGATGAGGGGAGTAGTATCTCAGGCAATGGTGATGTGTGCAAGTTCACCAGAGAAAGTAGAAATCTTGGCACCTCCTGATGGATCTGTTCCTGGGGACAGAATTACTTTTGATGCTTTCCCTGGAGAGCCCGACAAGGAGCTAAATCCTAAGAAGAAGATTTGGGAGCAGATCCAGCCTGATCTTTACACTAATGATGTATGCGTGGCTACATACAAAGGCGCTCCCTTTGAGGTGAAAGGGAAGGGAGTGTGTAGGGCTCAAACTATGGCCGACagtggaataaaataaaacacttcagtttctgaaattcattagagaaaacaataaaaagaaataacatttgtcactcatagctaaaaaaaaaaaaaaaaaaaaaaagtgtgcctgAGGTTGTATGTGGGGAGCTCAGGGTACgtgctggggaggagggaaaCCAGTGGCCCTGACC from Ovis aries strain OAR_USU_Benz2616 breed Rambouillet chromosome 9, ARS-UI_Ramb_v3.0, whole genome shotgun sequence encodes:
- the LOC105616104 gene encoding aminoacyl tRNA synthase complex-interacting multifunctional protein 1-like → MATGDAVLKRLEQKGAEADQIIEYLKQQVALLKEKAILQAALREEKKLRVENATLKKEIEGLKQELIKAEIQNGVKQIRFPSGTPLKTDSTVSENEIQSIPITTISSGAKEQVKGGGEEEKKMKEKAEKKGEKKDEKQQPVAGSADSKPVDVSHLDLRIGCIITARKHPDADSLYVEEVDVGETAPRMVVSGLVNHVPLEQMQNRMVVLLCNLKPAKMRGVVSQAMVMCASSPEKVEILAPPDGSVPGDRITFDAFPGEPDKELNPKKKIWEQIQPDLYTNDVCVATYKGAPFEVKGKGVCRAQTMADSGIK